From the genome of Uranotaenia lowii strain MFRU-FL unplaced genomic scaffold, ASM2978415v1 HiC_scaffold_981, whole genome shotgun sequence:
GCAGCGTTGGAAAAGAATTTGGGCTTTAAAAGAGTAAGTGCGTTTATGATTGatactttttcgattgaattctttttaaaatagcACCTGTAAGATGTCGATCTTATGTTTACTTCGACATTCAATTCTCAATGTGGCATTCAGAGTTATTGCAATTCCCCTGGTTTAAATTAAATCTGGTGACATTCTCCCGCAATTCCTTGCATTTGAATCCTCTTAAACTAGTATTTGGGTTAGCTTCACCAGGTTCGTTGATCCGTACTTCGTCTTGTTCAGCTGAAGTGCCGGGggatttttctttgattgagtATGCCACGTTAGTATCtgaaaaagtggaaaagttGCAGTATCACATAGATAAAactttaccaaaaaaatcttaCCTCGGTGCAATTAGACGCCAACAGTTCGATTTCCTTCAGATCCAGCGGATCTAAGCTTCTCAGGAAGCCATCTTCTTCGTAGCCGGCCTTGAAGGGCATCTCAGCCTTGGGTCGTTTCAACAGGAACCGGACACTGACGGCAAAACCAGCCATATCGATCGGATACTTCCGGCCACCGATCCATCCATCGTAGAACCCGGTGATGGTTCCATTCACTACTATGGGACTGCTGACGCCGTACTTCGAAATCAGCCCCACCGGCCACATGGCCACCTTCCGGATGTGTCGCAtctgttgaagaaaaaaaattttcaggaaGTTACAATAGTTGAGTTCAGCTTTTTAAAACGATCTGGATATgtaaaagatttgaaaagtaCTATTAGCTTGGCTTGCCAGCAGGCTTAATGCGAAGTTTTCGATCCTACGGTTAGCtgccaaatcaaaccaaactaaAAGTCGACATTTTTCCGGaaagaatttttgtaatttcacaaaatggtTTAAGAATTTCTCAGAATTTTTattacataaataaaattgtCATTTCCACAGAAAATCCATTtcgaaattgattttaaaaagaaatcctTTGCTgactaaaatgcaaaattgtcaaaattgtcaaaattgtcaaaattgtcaaaattgtcaaaattgtcaaaattgtcaaaattgtcaaaattgtcaaaattgtcaaaattgtcaaaattgtcaaaattgtcaaaattgtcaaaattgtcaaaattgtcaaaattgtcaaaattgtcaaaattgtcaaaattgtcaaaattgtcaaaattgtcaaaattgtcaaaattgtcaaaattgtcaaaattgtcaaaattgtcaaaattgtcaaaattgtcaaaattgtcaaaattatcaaaattgtcaaaattgtcaaaattgtcaaaattgtcaaaattgtcaaaattgtcaaaattgtcaaaatggtcaaaattgtcaaaattgtcaaaattgtcaaaattgtcaaaattgtcaaaattgtcaaaattgtcaaaattgtcaaaattgtcaaaattgtcaaaattgtcaaaattgtcaaaattgtcaaaattgccaaaattgccaaaattgttaaaattgtcaaaattgtcaaaattgtcaaaaattgtcaaaattgtcaaaattgtcaaaattgtcaaaattgtcaaaattgtcaaaattgtcaaaattgtcaaaattgtcaaaattgtcaaaattgtcaaaattgtcaaaattgtcaaaattgtcaaaattgtcaaattgtcaaaattgtcaaaattgtcaaaaatgtcaaaattgtcaaaaattgtcaaaactgtcaaaattgtcaaaattgtgaaaattgtcaaaattaagaaaattgtcaaaattgtcaaaattgtcaaaattgtcaaaattgccaaaattgtcaaaaaaaagtttttttcaatgctgGCTGCTGCAATGAATGCCCTTGAAGTTTTGAAGGGCTCCAAAAATACCGACTGAAGAAcgccataaaattttatgttctcACCAAATCTAAACATGTATCATTACTAgaaaagcaataaaattttcagtatcaaatACCAACCTGCTCGAAGATTTCCAAATTGTAGGTGTTATCGTCGTCGGCGAAGTACAGCACCCCATCGGTGGCGTTGGCCCGGATCCATTGCAGCCCCCGGTTCCGGTTGGACACGCCTCGTGGTTTCACCTTAAGCTTACGATATTTGGCCGGCATGGGAGCTGAATGAATGATTAACGAAAAAGGGCAAGAGGGTTACAACAGATTAAGTTTTAAAACTGCGAAAGGATGTGAGAGAAGCGAGTTTAATTGTTTTGGGACGGGGTTTTAACCCTCAAAATGAGGcttaaaaatgttgattgaTCATAAATCTAAAGGAGAAAGTTAAAACGACTAGTTAAGACAAACTACTACTTACCCGTGAGATGGACGAAGGGAACGTTTATCTGCCGGAGAAGCCTGGTCACGGATTCCGTCCGCTTGTCCGCATCTTCCACGATAAGCCAGAAGAGGTTCTGCACGTGCTTCAGGGTGTAGCCGAGCCGGGTGATTTCGGCTAGCTGTTCCGGTCGCCTGTAGGTAGGCGTGATGATGTATAACGGTGGCAGCACCTTGGTGTCTACCGGAAACGGAGGAATGTGGCTCTGTGGTAAGAATTAGAATCAAAAGGATTGATGAGGGCTTCATTTAAAAGATTGCTTTAGTTTACGTTCAATTGCGTGGTAAAGGAAATAATGAAAGTAACTTCAGAGGAAGCTCTTATAGATTTATGAAAAGAAATGTTATGTTTTGTACTAAGGTACGAATCATAGTAATCCTAGAGAATTCATTCATTGATGGCAACATAGTTTATTTACCATTCCTGTATGTTTATTCGGTCTCATGTTTCACTTCTTGTACAACCAGTGACAAGAGTGGACGGTTTAGGTGTTAACAAAATatcttactgaaaaaaattaaaaagcagGGGAATTTCCCAActc
Proteins encoded in this window:
- the LOC129761023 gene encoding galactosylgalactosylxylosylprotein 3-beta-glucuronosyltransferase P-like, which codes for MDGNRFSIEKLMSGGYESWRLKSEMLLIRENLWRFESGVATEPTTDACNEGDVKARTTRALLVEDSQHPVIRNCKTSKAAWETLKHYSPESDDVLSHIPPFPVDTKVLPPLYIITPTYRRPEQLAEITRLGYTLKHVQNLFWLIVEDADKRTESVTRLLRQINVPFVHLTAPMPAKYRKLKVKPRGVSNRNRGLQWIRANATDGVLYFADDDNTYNLEIFEQMRHIRKVAMWPVGLISKYGVSSPIVVNGTITGFYDGWIGGRKYPIDMAGFAVSVRFLLKRPKAEMPFKAGYEEDGFLRSLDPLDLKEIELLASNCTEILTWHTQSKKNPPALQLNKTKYGSTNLVKLTQILV